A window of Roseiflexus castenholzii DSM 13941 genomic DNA:
TTTCCGCTGAGAATAATGTTGGATGTGGTAAACAGCGTTGCCATACCGCCGAGGAGGGTGCCAAACGAAAGCGGCATTAAAATCTTTGAGGCCGGAATCTGGGCTTGGCGAGCAACCCGAACCGCTGCCGGCAAGAGGATGGCGCCGGCGGCAATGTTATTCATGACCAGGGAGAGAAGGGCGCCAGCGATCATAAAGACGGCGATCATGCGCGTTTCGCTCTTGCCACTGAGACCGGCGAGGTGATGAGCAACCCAGCGCACGGCGCCGGTTTGTTCGAGGGCAGCCGTGATAACCGACAGGCCAATAATAGTGATTACCGCTGAATTGCTAAAACCGCTGAAGGCTTCTTGCGGTGAGATGACGCGGGTCACGCCAAGCGTGACTAAAACGAGCAGTGCGGCTAGATCAGGACGGAGGCGGCCACTGATGATGCAGCCGAGACCGGTTGTGGCAATGATGACCAAAAGGATTTCGCTCAAACTTAGAGGAAAGAGTGATGTCATAACAGTCTGGGCATGGTTTGTAACTACTTCGCAAGTGCGATGATCACTACCCCAGCGCCGACGAACCCTATTCCCAACCATTCGCGCAATGAAGGCCGTTCGGCCAAAAGGATAACGGCAAAGATAGCAACCAGCACCACGCTTAATTTGTCAATCGGGGCGACTTTCGCCGCATCACCTTGTTGCAATGCGCGAAAATAACAGACCCAGGATGCACCGGTTGCTAATGCCGATAAAACAAGGAACCCGAGCGTTTTCGAACCTAACGTGAAAGGATTGGTCCATTTGCCGGTGAACCATACAAAACCTGTCAAAACTACCACAATCACGATGGTACGGATCAGGGTTGCCAGATCGGAGTCGACGCCTTGAATACCGATTTTGGCCAAAATAGTCGTGAGGGCAGCAAACACGGCTGAGAGCAATGCCCATATGAGCCATCCATACGAGTTCATAACGTCTTCCTTCGATTATTGCTTCG
This region includes:
- a CDS encoding EamA family transporter, which produces MNSYGWLIWALLSAVFAALTTILAKIGIQGVDSDLATLIRTIVIVVVLTGFVWFTGKWTNPFTLGSKTLGFLVLSALATGASWVCYFRALQQGDAAKVAPIDKLSVVLVAIFAVILLAERPSLREWLGIGFVGAGVVIIALAK